The Rhopalosiphum maidis isolate BTI-1 chromosome 2, ASM367621v3, whole genome shotgun sequence genome segment gGTTACAAATCGTGCCATATTATTAACCAGTGCTTATGAATTTTCTATGCGATTAAATCTAAGCCATTTTCATATTTCTAGTCTTTtggtaatttcaaatattattaattatctacattattatttttgtatttatacataaagcttacagtttataatacttgtgtagccttataaatatttgctgGCCATTCGTTTAGCTGAGTATGGAGAGTGTGAAAATGCTTTACATCATTTGGAAGCTATTGCAACACAATTAATCTCATCACCTGAACAGGTGAATTTGGGATTTATTGCCAATGTTGTAGAATTAAGTACAGATTTGTATTACACGCAagtatcaaataataacttatctgGAAGTATTGAGGTGCTGGATTGGTTAGAAgaattaaaacgtattttaataagtactcAAAATGTAAGttaacgataataaaatttatttattaaatgtcattctaaattatatgtatgtatattttagaattataactCTGTAGAACACATATCACCAATACAACAAATAGACAATTATCAATCACATCAAATTGAACATTCTGTTGTACCTAATGAACAGCAAACTGTAAGATTTAAAGCAATTTAAAttgaagaaataattttaattaaatatatagattccAGATAAAAGTATAGATTATTCTACTAATTATCAAGCACCTCTTATTCAAGCACCGCCTATTCATGCACCACCTATTCAAGCACCACAAATTCAAGTACCTTTTCAAGCGCCATCTTTCCAAGCGCCACCTGTTCAAGCACCTTTACAAACTGTTCAACAGCCAAATCCTCCTCAAGTGAACCCTTATTGGCAACCAAATGCTGTTTCACAATCAAATGAACTTCCACCGCCACCTCAAaatggtaaattttaaatttgtaactaatacattttacattttaaactataaatcgaAATtagttgtgatttttttttattgaatattttactatataatgttcTTATAGTTGTATTCTTCAAATTCTATTTCTTAATATAgtacaattacaaaaaaaaaatatatacatttttttttaaacaaaattcactatattttcttattttcaattttaacgtataaaaatgatacttatatttgttttattaaaaacaaatattataaatattattataattaatttattgaacattCATGTTTgtaacagtaaatattttgtacatttgtagaaaatattattatttatagataatataataaagaaacaATTAGATTAATCCTAGGGAATTTgtcaaattagaaaataaatgatttaattaagattaaattggTGGTTAACTTaaacttactatattatttgtgtattattgtgtgtcttattaaatttttgctttctattctaaaatatgtgtgaatattataattgacctTCTCAATTgtcacttatattatactgttatataaaattagggtattaaaatgttataggaAAAATATAGGTGTTTGCTGACTTCATTGACTAGTTaaaccaaaacaaaaaattaggaTGTTCCTTactaccaaaaaataataatatttattatatatctttgtaaataactttaaaaaaaaaatacttatagcatatataaatataaatagcatTTTAAACTTgtctataacttttttaacatatattttcatctttcaaaattattttctgaaaattaaattttgaatttataaatagtgaattttttaaaaaagatactccaatatgatttaaatgagCTTTAGGAGTTATTTGGTATATTaggatacataaaatatttttgttccttaaaaaatacagttaattAATTGTAGAAGATTCtacaatttagtttaataaaaatttgcattatcatatatacagcatagttatctattttattgttaaagagaacaattatacaataagaataattagCATTTAGTTtaggttaaataaatattgtaataaaaatccaGATAGGATATAAAGACCAGGTTTTGAGAACTCGTCTTGCTTTGTTCACCTCAACACAGGAAAGTggcttattataaatgttattctaaaaacaacaattctgagctcagtttttttttcttatgttttggaaaataattgagaaatttaCTGTGtggataatttgttttatcgttGTAGTACAGTGTTTCCCAAACTGTGGTCCACACGTATACCAAATATATCAGAAGAAGGGGTCCGGGAACGTAAATTAAGTTTAGTTCAGAAAATAAAgcaataaatttagtattgtttttaatttttattttaattacctctTAAGGGGTTTGGCTAAGAAAATGTTTGGAAAACGCTGTTGCAGTGTATGAAATTAGaaactttttttgatttatcaaaaaaaaaaaaaagaattgaaAGACTCAACAGtgttatgtacctacttaacaTTACACaggttttgttttaattaataattaacttaatatgaacaaatatcaatcttaaacaaaaatattacattagaaACAATTCCagcaatattgtaaaaataatttttatttgattgcttataatttaaaatcaaataaaatttaactaagatatttaataatttaatgtacggCCAAATTGCAATAACTCAAACCTTGATAACaataacttgaaaattttCGTGGTTCAAAGTTATTcctaaagtatttgaaaactGTATTTGAAGTTTTAATTCGAAAAACCCTTTAGTCAAATTAATTGTATCCCTCTTGAGAGAGTTCTCAAGAGTCTactgtttataatgttatatacttactaattaatataaaataagccatttaaatcaataagttatttatttatattttgttaaatttcttatacaaattataataactttaataaatgatttatgaatatCAAACCATTGaaccaaatacattttattgttgtttcaatatttggttcaaaaaatattaagaaactaatatattatattattttaaacattaattataataattatatgtgttaaaaattgttctatacattattcaaATGGCTttgaaaatagatattattatagtttattaactaaaaaaattatatttacacataatctctgtttttgatattgatattgaattttcgttgttaatatataatattattgattaatatcagcattttacaatgtttaaagacacattttgtaattatgtatgtattgattattatgtgtaaaatattcaatttatctttttgtattacattaaaaacatattgtactaattaattaatttagtttagaaAATTActgaacaatataatttgaacaCTTACCTTTTGTTCTAATATGGaaagcatttatttttgtgatttcttcataagaatttaaagttatgGTAATAGAATTTGGAATCTACTataagtttaaacatttttataacaatttatatgcattgtatataattagaataattaaaatatttgtatttttttagaatattcacaatattttgatCCTACATCTATGATTACTACAGGAGATGTAactagtcataataatataaatgaaatgacTTCAGATATATCAACTATTGCTCCAGATCTCACTTTAATGGCTGAACCAGAAAAAACGATATCAACAGAACCAAAATCTGGATTTTATGCTCGTCAAATGGCTGAACTGGAACCTAaagtatgttaatatattagagagtatatatatatatatgtgtgtaataaatataaatacattaaaattgtctTGCTGATAGGTGTCTGGtacagaagaaaaaaaatcgcaaaaaaaaaattatgcagaTGATAAACGTCAGCAAAAAGAAAAGAATTCCTGGCTTGGAGGGTTAACAAAATTTTGGAAGCCCTCTAATAATAcagatgtaaatatattaaaaatgtttaattattttatttagattctataacaatattaaattatatgtttagtcTATCGGGGGAAATTTTGGTGCCGAAGAACCAGTTCAACAAGCTGCTCCTCCTTTGGATTCAGAATTACAATTCAATCCAGTGGCTAATAGTTCACCCGCCAATCAAAATCATaaccaatttaaaattcaaagaaaGCGaggtatttattaactaaaatgtgGGCTGTAGACTGTTCTGGAAAATGTATTCCATTATTTCATTACTTAAACAAATAaggaaatcaataatttaattagataaaaaaataataatctttcaTTGTTGTTTTAGGTGTAAAGGATATGTATGTAAATGTAATGAGTAACAGTAAACcatcagaaaatatattatctccaGATCCAATATTTCAGACAAATCAAACACCAACTACTATTTATAATCCgtctcaataataaatatacatattgtatatcttATCATATTTGAATTCAAGATTTAAcagtaaaagtaaattatattaattataataaaaatataatattatacaatattcattactacagttattattctattaattaaaatattgggatatttggattttttataacttaatttatttttaatttgtatacagtatttttatgtatttttttctaaattcctatttattccaattaaaattgttgaccCAAATtgcattttgtaaattatacttaagactttaaaagttttatcagctattatacaattatataatatttgattgatttatattatgggtctttaaatttatgttaatgaattattttatttcacaaaatattatatgtatctactatattattatcatttttgtaaatcaattatttgttatattagttttagtgttaaaaatttttattttgttggttgggatgtaaatgtaaatgtgtattcatatatattatgcaacttTGTTGTTTATATGTTAGGGGATttgatagaataataaatattaattaaactattgttttatttaggtataattgtTGATtcatatcttataataattaaaaataattaatatacaaagtacaactaaaatatgcaattatctacttaaattgaaaatatattttcttctataaattattattttatataatctttAACATGTATTAGAGGtttggtaattattaattgataaaaagaattatcaataatattgatctCAAAGATAATTATGATCCCAGTGGTAATTATGAACAGAAAGAAACTgatttacaatattgtgttACAATTGTTAcaagaaattaaattcataatatatattttctgcattattgttaattgttaacaAAATTTAGGATATtccttaaatattgtaaattgtaaaaaaatctacTGGATCTGATAGTTatctttataacattatatctgttgaaaaatctaaaataaatacagccttcaatatttcattttcaaagataaatttattttttaaagtaattaaatttgaaaaaactaCTACGGAAGTCACCGttgaatagtaattattagttagGATATTTTAAGTGCACCTACCTTATTATTGGTAGGCCACTGTAATGgatatgaaaaaattttttgtacttgaaaataaaatgttaattaaaataactaattgaaCCACATTAACTTAAagcttttatagttaaaaaaaatcatttgtagtctattatttattactaattaatccAAGTTTTGaagttaataatagaaaatactaatatagatataatataggtactcacaagtgtgttttattatggaccttttatataaatttgcaaAACTCCaagttcaaaaatgttaattagtaccagagaaaatatataataatttaacactatATATTTGTGGTTCGTTAATTATGTAGTGTAACCAcagaatagattaaattaaatttaacccgAGATGTAATGACGTTAAGTGTAATGCACTTATTTTAGGAAAAactgatatattgtatacctatttgaCCGATTACCCGGATTGTCATACCTCCCGAcgtaaaatgtcaaattttaacaaagtTAAGTAGTCAGTTATCATTGGGGAAAAAATCTACTCCCAGGTAGGTGGACGATGTTAAACACATGactcatttatgtatattataataataaaagaaaacaataataataatagtatattatattatacaacgtaacgaaataataataatatattatataacaattataaaaaaataaataatagttatggtTTTGACAATGAAACGGTGGTACGAATTACTGGTCTGGTCTAATAAAATCTAACTATATTGTAATTCACAATTTTTCGCTAGGTTAGGTTTAACAACGGGCCACAACCTAAGCGTTTTATAACACAAGACAAGaagattaatttacattttaataacataaacagtatttataatattgagtactgaataataattaaaattataaattagatgCAGAAAGTGTCATTTTACACAATTCGTAAATTGTGCCATTATCTAAAAAGGTGTAATGAAAGTAAAAAAGTTATCAAATTAATGTTGACTAGAAACATGGTACGAGTACATTCTGGTTACAAAGTAAGCAATAATGATAACACGCGATaacgtaaaataaacatttaaaatcttaaaaacacacaaaccACTAGGAGCTAGTAactttaaagaattaaaaattaaatttttaatttgaatgcttaaaaatactgaattaattctttataatatggaacaacttcatttttatataaactatgatCTTCTCCATGTGTGACTTTTAAGATGGACATTCCTTTTTTCAAGTACTTTACAGCTGATTCAGCATTTTCAACAAtggaacataatttaaatagtttcatGTATAGAATACCCAAAGATGGATGACATTCACCATAATAAAccctgaaaatataaattttgagcCATAAATCACTAAAactatggttttaaaaatggtataaatTGTGATgggttaataaataacaatgtatttaaataaattagactacattattaataatgcaagattattaatacataatattctaaacaacCATTTGAACACatcaaaagttaatttttgctatattaaactaaagaaacttaattgattttatcattgttgatgttttttgagattaattgtgtttaagattttaagcttatataatataaataatttttttttatagttttacaatattttatgaataattatatgtcaAATTGTTAATGTGGATAAAGTTTACATCTATTAAactttactattaaattaatgaaataattatgtacctatatccaTCGATCAAAAGAATTCCATACTTCAAACTTTCTTTCCATTGTTCCATTTTTATGGCACTTTCAAAAGCTAAATCTAATATCTTAACATGGTTAATGTTGTTTGGATGAAAAATACCATGTTGTTTTTCTAGACACATTTTACAAACATCAAGatctaaaataatcaatgGAATCTATTTACACttgttttatacaaacaattacataaaatgagtaaattaacaataatacaaatataaaaaggaTACAACCAATATCTTTCAttctatttaattgaaattcagTGAAATCAGTTACATCGTAaaaggttttaattttatcttcacTGATTTTTTCCAAACACTTTGAACAATTAATTGTatccaaaatctaaaaattgtgcaaatatataaatatttattcatttttttttttttttataagtggattaactaaaataaaacatgcctctttatgtttgtttttcattGGAACTGCAGCCTGACAATCAGAATTTCCACAAATCATTGAGTTGACAAAATTTTGctcataatttgttatacaacGTTTGCATTcacataaaaagtaataattgttttgtaattcACTTCGTCTTTCTGTAGTAGTTTGCATAAGTtccaaatatgatataaatacatgctaaaattttgtttaatatttataattaataataactttaaatatatgaaaattagtATTACTGGTTACCAATTCTGGATCAGTATGTTCGATATCTGTTATAGCACCAATTCTTAATGTAGTACCATCAAATGTTGCAGTTGCGTTAGGTACACATGAATGATTTATCACAGAAGCCGCTAAATATATTCCAGTTCCGatagtattcaaattatcatCTAATATATTGAATGCATTAATGCACATCtataaacagaaaaaattctttaattattatttcaaatcaacaacttttgaaaattaatataagcaGAGCCGTGCCGTTAAGAATTGGCGCCCaagcaaaagtaaaaatattcccttcatattttatttatcattatgcatttcaatttttttggcgCCCCTTTAAACCATGTGCCCGGAGCGCATGTCCCCTAGGCCCCCCCCCCACAGCACGGCtctaaatataagtataataaactatatatataggcatacaaaataaatacaaaacataaaagtaTACTACTTacagtttgataaaatataaaaattgtatgatttttacttagaaataacattttctttctttaatatttgtcATATCAATAATCACTAACACATTAacttgtacattatattatttccataATTTACTAACTctcaaaacattttgattttactcACCCTACCATAAATCCCAAGTAATTCAACAGCATTAGGAAGATTTGCTTCACCCATGTACTCTTTTAACACTTCATATAGTGTAGAGAAATGTTCTAATCGATGGGTATCATCTTTTAAACTAGGATAATCtaaaatagtacatattaCTGAGTTATGAACTATAAttgattaagtaaataaattatattacgtgACATAAGATCCTTGAATGTTCTGTAACGATTAGATGTGTAATAACCTTTTTCTGTACTTCCTCcactctacataatatatattataaaatagatatttttgaatactatttgtagtttttactaataatatatatttactatttgtgAACATATATTACAACCTTAAGCTTGATAAGTATTTTTGACATAATCCGTGCAGCATCTGGCAGTATTTTAGGATAAATCTTTTTCATTCTAGCACATTCTCGTTTATGCTCAGTCCAGGACAACTTCTGGCATGTGCGATTACAGTAAAGGATGTATTGACACCCTGAACATCTAGATAGAGTAtccctaaaatttaattacacaatgatggaattattataagtatatatattcagagtattattattcgtaaataatatacttggtATGCAGTAGGGTGCTCAGATACTATAATACAACACCTGGGTTGTCTTATTTCTCAGTGAAATATCATGtctcgtattttataaaaataaaataatgaaaaaatatacctattaataatgttatttttgtattgataataattttactttataaaagattgtataaaaaaactaataattaatatacattttttataaaatgcataatttgtttttacttagGAGCGGCAGTAAATATGAGAAAGGTAGTATTAAGTATAGACTaagtatactatactatagtaaACATTTgtcttgaatttttattttgaaaatctcaGCACCCCAGTATAAGATAATGATGTACTTAGTACTTACTCCGAATAGCAATAatcacatttttcatttttgaacgTTGACTTTAGTGCGTGAACGAACGGTTTATCAGTTAAAATCGTATCGCCTTTTCTAaagaattttctttttttgtccATAGTCAATCGATCGATGTACAACAACTATAACAAGCCTTGCGTATAtctacaaaacaaataataataatggcatTTGAATGTCAAGATCGTATAAAAACTGTTATGTTCAAAGTgtagtatataatgttataacataCCGACCGTGTTGAGCAACTCGTCAATGCACTTTGTCGGTTCTCGCCTCTGTGGTAATAcctattactaaaataatagaatatattgcTATATTGCACAGTCGCACACCAGACGAGGCGACGATGTCCccgtacaaaaataaatatggatatatattatacaattatatatacgcgatgagtgatgatgatgatgataataataatctaatactcAGATCGACGTACCGTGGTTTCCTAAAATGACGAAACTCAAAAGGCGCAATGTATCAGccgataatacattttagagatatatttacctaagtaaataacattatttagttCCATAACCTATAACGAGTCCCGCCCTTTTTCTCTAACGCAATTCGCATCGATTCAAGAGCATCTGTCGAATGAAtctcattatttatttcgcaatataacattatacttcctgttattattactattactactccaGATTTCTGTTAagtacatcataaaatataatacagtgttGCGTATAATGTCCACGGCATGCGTCAATAATTGCAAGCTTTTGAAAAGTATCTGTTTGAACGTTTTTGGTGCTATCAAAAGGAGAAAAATGAGTATTGACAATAACGACATTGGTTCGAATTCGTACGACGtaagaaaaatcaatttttgtatttcattttaacattatattgttatatgtacGCTACGGGTGTGGGTAGCACACTAGCACGTGATGTGATATTTTAGTcgcaaatagtatattatatatgatacatatatatatgtttcgtATTTGTCACATTCGCACCGTGCACACGATCATACACACgcacgcatatattatatttatatatatcacatCATTAACATGATTGCTCAAATGTCAAATGATAAGTATGACACCTGTTGGAGACGTTCTCCTATAACCACACAATAGATTAAATAACCACCACGTcctcgtgtataatataatattattaatattttatcaatatatctactaaatttaagtatttttttttttacttcattgTTAGTTTGGAATGGAGATGATGGGTATCTGTTTATTTTGAAAGCATTAatagaactataatattattgcattcaaatattaaatcccCTCaacttgttaaaataaaaataaaatattacaattgtttgaaattggtaatggtttaaatttctaaatttcttCAACAGTATTGttgaatttgattttacacccttataaattaaactgtcTAAACTGAATTTGTGTATCTATTTCAATgtacaattttgataattttcattaaattgtaatactgcACATCATGTATAGTGCTGTGatggatacattttatataacattaaaatttatctaagCTATAATTGTTccatttctatttatattagtacaatgctcgtttttaaatatattttattaatcagtaGATTAcaaaattgaacaaaaaaatatcattgaatttttaatggttAAGTATTAACTCTTTatgcataattaataactgttaAATCGAATAtagtagtttttataatatattgttaaacttattttatcttaaaattttatatgggagcacatttttatatatatttttttgaaattggcTACCAGTCATTTTTAtatgacaaataaataaaaaaaagttattggtAGACTtttaacatattgttatttagattttatttttttgatataactataaaccaaattattaacacaataagcaaatttaattatagtctttggtaaaattaaataacacgaGTAGAGAAAAtatctattgatattattcaactgggaaaatataagtatacacatAATTCGTAAGTttatctagtttttttttttttaaagctcaacaaaaatgtaattttttaaggttgaattactaattactaatatacaGTAAGGCATTTGTTATTGATCTAAGGGATATTGGTTAAAAGaactatgattttatatgttggagatttttaaagatttcagaattgtattcatatataatgGCTATATTGTAGctaaagaaaattttaaatgtattatttcaatttaagcCATCATAGTTGAGTAGTTGAGAACCAGCTAGCTATTAGTTTGGCTTACcaaatttattgtgtattatactacatatttgttaaaataaataataatgatataattttaattcaaaattcttatAGGATGCAGTCAAAATGTTGAACTCTTTGCAAAGCTATACTTCAAAGTTAACCCGTCATCCAGGGAATTTGAAATTAGGACAGgtgaacacatttttaaataggtaattagttaaaactattaaaactgtttaagTACAATTTAGTAGATTTAACTTGGTGTTGGTAGCTAATGTAAATTGTTCTGAAGgctataaatgaaaatagatGCGGCATAAGTCATGAAGATTTGGACCAGATTTCAGTCATTCATGTTGCTGGGACGAAAGGAAAAGGATCCACATGTGTATTTTGTGAACAATTGTTGTTGCATAAAGGTTATCGTATTGGCTTATTTACCTCTCCACATTTAATCTCTGTCAAGGAAAGATTTAGAATTAATGGAAAAGTCATTTCTGATGATaagtttgtgttttatttttggagtgtttacaataaactattatcaaaaaaagtaagtgtttttttaatttatttttgtgtaaaaaaattattttaaatatttttttattagtaaattaaattttcttcgaattatgaacaaaaaaactCTACAGACTAAATTATGtcattaacttatttaaattatatttgcgagaagatttgtttttattattttatggattaaatctttttattatattagagcAATGAAGAAGAATTACCAgcttatttcatgtttttgacTGTTATGgcatataaaatgtttgttaatgAAAAAGTTGATGTTGCAATCATAGAAACTGGAATTGGTGGTGAATATgattgtacaaatatattaaggtGGGTTTTATgagttaattttacttaaatatcgattatttatttaatattttaattttattattttggggaaataatacattaataattatagaaaaacatCAGTTGTTGGAATTTCATCATTAGGATTTGATCATACAACTGTACTAGGAAATACTTTACAAGAAATTGCTTGGCAAAAAAGTGGAATTATGAAGCCAAATTCTGTAACAATTGTCGCTAAT includes the following:
- the LOC113553078 gene encoding histone-lysine N-methyltransferase SMYD3; the encoded protein is MDKKRKFFRKGDTILTDKPFVHALKSTFKNEKCDYCYSEDTLSRCSGCQYILYCNRTCQKLSWTEHKRECARMKKIYPKILPDAARIMSKILIKLKSGGSTEKGYYTSNRYRTFKDLMSHYPSLKDDTHRLEHFSTLYEVLKEYMGEANLPNAVELLGIYGRMCINAFNILDDNLNTIGTGIYLAASVINHSCVPNATATFDGTTLRIGAITDIEHTDPELHVFISYLELMQTTTERRSELQNNYYFLCECKRCITNYEQNFVNSMICGNSDCQAAVPMKNKHKEILDTINCSKCLEKISEDKIKTFYDVTDFTEFQLNRMKDIGYLDVCKMCLEKQHGIFHPNNINHVKILDLAFESAIKMEQWKESLKYGILLIDGYRVYYGECHPSLGILYMKLFKLCSIVENAESAVKYLKKGMSILKVTHGEDHSLYKNEVVPYYKELIQYF